One Cucurbita pepo subsp. pepo cultivar mu-cu-16 chromosome LG20, ASM280686v2, whole genome shotgun sequence genomic window carries:
- the LOC111783502 gene encoding ankyrin repeat-containing protein NPR4-like, whose protein sequence is MKIRKRTQIPRELFTQQHKELVKEAEKWVKSTANSCMLVATLIATVVFAAAFTVPGGNDENNGSPMFLNHKWFTVFVVSDAIALISSSTSILLFLSILTSRYAESDFLFWLPLELVLGLGSLFVSVLGMVLAFSACFFLHYGRHISWIPLLITGMAIVPIYWFCVLQWKLWADGLAALHASGMSYLLKDRQNKWF, encoded by the coding sequence atgaaaataaggaaaaggACGCAAATACCAAGAGAATTATTCACTCAACAACACAAAGAACTTGTGAAAGAAGCAGAAAAGTGGGTGAAGAGTACAGCCAATTCATGCATGCTAGTAGCAACCTTGATAGCCACCGTAGTTTTTGCTGCAGCCTTCACCGTACCCGGCGGCAACGACGAAAACAATGGCTCGCCCATGTTTCTCAACCACAAATGGTTCACAGTGTTCGTCGTCTCAGATGCAATAGCCTTGATCTCATCTTCGACTTCGATTCTACTGTTTTTGTCGATCTTGACGTCGCGGTATGCGGAATCAGATTTTCTGTTTTGGTTGCCATTGGAGTTGGTTCTTGGTCTTGGCTCCCTCTTCGTTTCTGTGCTGGGAATGGTGCTGGCTTTCAGTGCCTGCTTCTTCCTGCATTATGGAAGACATATTTCATGGATTCCATTGCTGATTACTGGGATGGCTATTGTTCCTATTTATTGGTTTTGTGTGTTGCAATGGAAGCTTTGGGCTGATGGCTTAGCAGCATTGCATGCTAGTGGGATGTCATATTTATTGAAAGATAGGCAGAACaaatggttttga